GTGTCCATTTCTAGGTACCTACTTAGCTGAGAAAGTGTGCATTTTaacagagcaaacaaaacgtgtACACATGATCATGTATATTGCCTGCATTTAGGcgcttatttttaaattctacaAAATATAACAGTTACATACATTACAACACTTCTTTCTGTAATGAAAAGctgttaaatttaaagtttcttcttttgtgacaATAATAGGATATAAGGAcgtttttaaattagttttctaaattacacgaataaaaaaaattatgaattaaaacaacacattagcgTTACGGAAAGATATCTTTTGGACAGATCAAATCTTGGCTCCATTTACTCCATTTACCAGTGGAACGTTTAGTACAATTGAAGATTATGATAATTGAATGTATTGTAGTAATATTTTTCCTAGTAACTTTTCCATTCATCTGAAAGCATGCTTATGATTCTGCATATGTAGTAGTGAAAGGCGCGACTGCAGGGGAGTAACACGTGTGTAACCCATGGAAtatcaaacataaaatttggcacaaaaaaacttaatctATTCATTGAAGGAAATATCTTACCGACCAAATAAACAGCATGCTTCATTGAGCAAAGACGACAGCAGCATCATCGGAGCGAATCGGAAATAAACCTCCCCCAGCGTAATTGCTGCTGCACAACGATCCCCCACCctacacacaggcacacacagtGGAGcacacaggaaaaaaagaacgacaGATGCATTTGGTAAAtcggaaagagagagaaagagcaacTGCGTCTCTCCATGGATGGGTGCGGCGACTGCGCGTAACTGTTGATTTGCTTCTCACCTCAGTAACCGTGGTAGATGGGAAACTTATAAAACCAAGCAGCAACGCAACGGGCGACCATTCTCTCATAGGTTTGGAAAGCATCCTGAACAGCTTTTACCAAGCGCGAGGAACCGTCAGCCGTATCACCAACAAACTTAATACAGTTTCTGTGAATTTTGTCGCTTCAAACCGTTTTCTGCAAACTCTTCATCATGGTAAGTAAAGTTATTGCTTGAGTGTAGTGCAGTGATCAGATTGCAAATGAAGTCATTTTGTGCACGTTTGGAGATCAAAATCTTCCAATAGAACCCCCCATCTTGGGAGTCCCGAGTCTCTCGCTGAAAAgcagatttaaaaaatgattttaagtCATCCACAACGCGATTTGTGAACGTTTTTGTGCCACGTGAAAGtagctcttttttttgcctaaaACTCCACCAAACACGTCTCTAACTGAACCGTTAAGAAAGTGCAGTTATCTTTTGgacaatagaaaacaaaacttcccaTACCCTGGGCCCGTTGGTATGCTCGAAAATCTCATCATGCTTCCGTGGGGCTTTGCTTTCCATCCGATTTTCTCCTTTCACCAAGCCGTGCAGTCGTCTCTATCGGTTTCACCATAATTTGTTTCGCTTCACTGACGACATGATCTCGAAGAGAGGAGAAACATTCATAGCCTATTTTGTGGTTCCCTTCTCTACACCATTCATCTATACATTTTTTACACCATTTGCCACGTCTTCTGCAGCGTGAGTGCATTTCCGTACACGTTGGACAGGCCGGTGTGCAGATCGGTAATGCCTGTTGGGAGCTGTACTGTCTGGAGCATGGCATCCAACCGGACGGTCAGATGCCGTCGGACAAGACCATCGGCGGTGGAGACGATTCGTTCAACACCTTCTTCTCGGAGACGGGTGCTGGCAAGCACGTGCCACGTGCCGTTTTCGTCGATCTGGAACCGACGGTGGTGGATGAGGTGCGTACCGGTACCTACCGCCAGCTGTTCCATCCGGAGCAGCTGATCACCGGCAAGGAAGACGCAGCGAACAACTATGCCCGTGGTCACTACACCATCGGCAAGGAGATCGTCGATCTCGTGTTGGATCGTATCCGCAAGCTGGCCGACCAGTGCACCGGTCTGCAGGGTTTCCTGATCTTCCACTCGTTCGGTGGAGGTACCGGTTCCGGATTTACCTCGCTGCTGATGGAACGTCTGTCGGTGGATTATGGCAAGAAGTCCAAGCTGGAGTTTGCCATCTACCCGGCACCGCAGGTTTCGACGGCCGTCGTTGAACCGTACAACTCCATCCTGACCACGCACACCACGCTGGAGCACTCGGACTGTGCGTTCATGGTCGATAACGAAGCCATCTACGATATCTGCCGCCGCAACCTGGACATTGAGCGACCGACGTACACCAACCTGAACCGATTGATCGGTCAGATCGTGTCCTCGATTACGGCCTCGCTGCGTTTCGACGGTGCGCTCAACGTCGATCTGACGGAGTTCCAGACGAATCTGGTACCGTACCCGCGTATCCATTTCCCGCTCGTTACGTACGCACCGGTCATCTCGGCCGAGAAGGCTTACCACGAGCAGCTGTCGGTGTCGGAGATCACCAACGCGTGCTTCGAACCGGCCAACCAGATGGTGAAGTGTGATCCGCGCCACGGCAAGTACATGGCCTGCTGCATGCTGTACCGTGGTGATGTCGTGCCGAAGGACGTGAATGCGGCCATCGCCACAATCAAGACCAAGCGTACGATCCAGTTCGTCGACTGGTGTCCGACCGGTTTCAAGGTCGGCATCAACTATCAGCCACCGACCGTCGTTCCGGGTGGCGATCTGGCCAAGGTGCAGCGTGCCGTGTGCATGTTGTCCAACACCACGGCCATCGCTGAAGCCTGGGCCCGTCTGGATCACAAGTTCGATCTCATGTACGCCAAGCGTGCGTTCGTCCACTGGTACGTCGGTGAGGGTATGGAGGAGGGTGAGTTCTCTGAGGCGCGCGAAGATTTGGCCGCCCTCGAGAAGGATTACGAAGAAGTCGGCATGGATTCGGGCGATGGCGAAGGTGAGGGTGCTGAAGAGTACTAGATGGGGATGGCTTCCTTTCCAAAAAGTGTAAGCTCCCCTGCCACTGAGTCGAGCTTCGATCCGAAGACGAAATGCCGGTTTTCTCCATTTTGAAGCACAAATTCAAAATTCCCAGAAGAAGTTGGTGTGCATTTTAACCTAATTTATTATCTGTTCATGCAATAAAACATGCCCACAAAC
The DNA window shown above is from Anopheles funestus chromosome 3RL, idAnoFuneDA-416_04, whole genome shotgun sequence and carries:
- the LOC125771391 gene encoding tubulin alpha-1 chain, translating into MRECISVHVGQAGVQIGNACWELYCLEHGIQPDGQMPSDKTIGGGDDSFNTFFSETGAGKHVPRAVFVDLEPTVVDEVRTGTYRQLFHPEQLITGKEDAANNYARGHYTIGKEIVDLVLDRIRKLADQCTGLQGFLIFHSFGGGTGSGFTSLLMERLSVDYGKKSKLEFAIYPAPQVSTAVVEPYNSILTTHTTLEHSDCAFMVDNEAIYDICRRNLDIERPTYTNLNRLIGQIVSSITASLRFDGALNVDLTEFQTNLVPYPRIHFPLVTYAPVISAEKAYHEQLSVSEITNACFEPANQMVKCDPRHGKYMACCMLYRGDVVPKDVNAAIATIKTKRTIQFVDWCPTGFKVGINYQPPTVVPGGDLAKVQRAVCMLSNTTAIAEAWARLDHKFDLMYAKRAFVHWYVGEGMEEGEFSEAREDLAALEKDYEEVGMDSGDGEGEGAEEY